From the Candidatus Omnitrophota bacterium genome, the window CTCCATAAGTATAACTTTTCTAGGATCTTCTGTTTTCGGCATATGTCGAGAAGTGTACATCCCATTGTTACTATGCCTTCTAAGTTTATCAAAAACAATCTTACATGACTCATGACATTTATCCTGATCTTCGCAATAATAAACAAGCTCGCTTCCACTGCCCGTAAGAGGCTTGACAACCACCGGTCCGCTAATAGAGTCAAAAGACTTTAAGACGTCATTCTCGCTATAAACCAATACCGCATCTGGACAAACAACACCATTCTTTTTCCAAATATTTTTAGAAAGAAACTTCGAACGACAATTGATGAGTGTCTCGATATTTGAGAAAGATAGACCAAATTGCTGTGCAACAACAGAAGCAAGAGTTAACGATTCACAATCAAAGCAAGCAATGCCTGAAAACTTAATGTTATTTGTACGAACATAATCTTTTAAGCTATTAACAACAGCAGATTGATCTTGAAGATCAAGAATAATTTCTGACGATAGGTCAACTTCAGATTGATTATATTTTGCCCCTTCCTCAATGTCCGTGACAAAAAAAACTCTCTTAGGATATCGTTCTTTCAATAACCCAACGTAATCAATCGTAGTGCCAACAACTAAAATTCTTTTTTTCTTAAGCAATTTTAGCCTCATCAAAGTTTTTAATAAAATATAGTGGGCGGGGGGTCAAATGAAACAATTTCTTCCAAGAAAAATCGCCGCAAAGAAAATCAGCCTCCTTATACTTTTTCTTGCAAGACTCTTCCATGTGATACATATTAATAACCTTGGCTATGCCAGGATAATTGGAATTGGTTCCTCCTGCAAGCAAAGTATATGTGTTGTTGTAAACACAACCCATATCAATTGCGGCAACTTGACTATCAATTTTTAATGTCGTCATTCTCAGCCATCCTTTTTGAGAAAGATAATCTCTTAACGAGCGAAAGCTTTTAGTGAATTTATCATCAGAAAAATAAGAATATTGTTCAAACCGCTCCAAATTAAGTCTTATCATTTCTTCAAAGTCATTAGGATGATCGCTGCAGATTTCTAAACCTTTTTCATATATCCTATTAATTTCGCGTCGAATTGTTTTAATGGATTTTCGTGAGAATGCTGAATAATAATTTTCCATGGAGTGATGGTGGGCTTCTGAAGAAAAAAGATACCCTATTTCATCTTCTGTGACAAAACTTTCTAAAAAAGAAGGGCTATTAAGTAAGTAACGTGAAAAATGGCGGATATTGTTTTCCTCAAGCCACGCAAGCATTTGCTGGAAAACATTCTTGTCCCTTGCAATCAAGCGATTCTGCTCGATCCAAGTTTTTTTCTGCCAAATTTCTCCAGGAAAATAAGTATAATAATTATGCTCTTCGACAAAGCATAAAGGAATAAGACCAATCAACTTCTTATTTTCTTCTGCAACAAGAAAAAAAAGTTTCCTTTTAAAATGATCATGAAAACAACCGCGAACATCCCAAAGATCGGTTAATTGCTCACAAGGCATTAACCGCTCCCAAATCTCTCGACAAGATTTAGGATCTGTTTCAAAAAACACTTTTATCATATCAATATCTATACTTTACATTCGTCAGGCAACTTTTTCCACCAAAGAATTCCTTAGAAAATTTCTCGACAACATTCAAATCATAAGGTTTACAACTAAAAACATCTAAGTATACAGTATTTGTTAAATTAGCAAAATGTGCAGAAATCAAAGATGTCTCTATTAACTGAACCATCGAAAACCCTGCAACTCTCTCTTCTTCACCAAAATGAACAACTTGCGTTTCACCATAACGCTTCATCTCAATTAACTCACAAAGACAAACAA encodes:
- a CDS encoding GNAT family N-acetyltransferase, with translation MPCEQLTDLWDVRGCFHDHFKRKLFFLVAEENKKLIGLIPLCFVEEHNYYTYFPGEIWQKKTWIEQNRLIARDKNVFQQMLAWLEENNIRHFSRYLLNSPSFLESFVTEDEIGYLFSSEAHHHSMENYYSAFSRKSIKTIRREINRIYEKGLEICSDHPNDFEEMIRLNLERFEQYSYFSDDKFTKSFRSLRDYLSQKGWLRMTTLKIDSQVAAIDMGCVYNNTYTLLAGGTNSNYPGIAKVINMYHMEESCKKKYKEADFLCGDFSWKKLFHLTPRPLYFIKNFDEAKIA
- a CDS encoding S-adenosylmethionine decarboxylase, coding for MQNVCLEPLPSRDDTIHELNKQSVWGVAGSIDIYDCNPDTIRDAQKIKEFVVCLCELIEMKRYGETQVVHFGEEERVAGFSMVQLIETSLISAHFANLTNTVYLDVFSCKPYDLNVVEKFSKEFFGGKSCLTNVKYRY